Within Brassica oleracea var. oleracea cultivar TO1000 unplaced genomic scaffold, BOL UnpScaffold00871, whole genome shotgun sequence, the genomic segment TCAGAGCTAGTCAACGGGTATCACAGAACTACGCTAAGCAATAGCGCAACAATAAAATTTGACATCTCCAAGGCCTTTGATACTGTGAAGTGGTCGTTTATCACCGCAGTTCTGAAAGCTATGGGGCTGCCGATACAGTTCATTCATTGGATCAGGATCTGTATATCTACGGCTTCGTTCTCAGTGTCTGTCAATGGAAGCCTAGAGGGTTTTTTCACCAGTGCTAGAGGAATACGACAGGGCTGCTCTCTCTCTCACCCTACTTATACGTAATCCTGAACAATGTACTGTCTAAATTGCTAAATAGGGCCGCTGAGGCTCAGCAATTTGGCTATCACCCGCAATGTCTCGAGATGAAACTCACGCATCTTTGCTTCGCTGACGACATCCTAGTGTTTATGGATGGTTCTGCTAACTCTCTGAAAGGAGTGCTGGAGGTTATGAAGCAGTTTGCAGATATCTCGGGCTTATGTATCAATGTAGCAAAGTCTTCTATCTTCGCTACAGGGCAGAGCATAACCCCTCTGATGAGTGAAGCTACGAGCACAGGAATTACAGTAGGCACATTACCGGTGAGGTATTTGGGAATGCCTCTAACCACCAAGGCATTAACAAGACCAGATTATGAGCCTCTGATAGACAAGGTCCGTGGAAGAATGATGTCCTGGAAAAATAAATACCTATCTTATGCAGGCCGGCTTCAGCTAATCAAGTCTGTAATTGCTATATTGTCAATTTCTGGAGTCAAGCGTTTATTCTCCCCAAGGCTTGTCTAGATGAGATAGAGAGCATGTGTAGTGCATTCTTGTGGTCAGGTTCTCCGAATCAGACGCACAAAGCTAAAGTCGCTTGGGAGGATTTGTGCTGTCCCAAAGAAGAAGGGGGCTTAGGGATAAGGAAGCTGCGAGACTCCGCTGCTGTGTTTGCTATGAGTTTGATTTGGAGGCTCTTCTCTAACGCGAGTTCACTATGGGTTTCATGGATTCAACGTTACTTATTGAGACAAAATTCCTTTTGGGAACTAAAGGAGGATGGAAAGGGATCGTGGATGTGGAGAAAATTCTTAAAACTTAGGGCGCAGGTCTACCAGTTCATCAGATATGAGGTATATGATGGTAAGACAGCGTTCTTTTGGTTTGATGACTGGCTGCAGCAAGGGAAACTTATCGATATAACTGGAGCAGCAGGCACTTATCATCTTGGCGTGGCTCGTACTGCTCGGGTGTGTGATGCAGTCTCGCAGGAAGCTTGGAATATAAGAGGACAGAGAAGTCGTTTCTTCCATGGTCTCTATGAGCGAATTCTCAGTATTCCGGTCCCTCACCTCTTTCAGGGACAAGATGTTGTGCTGTGGAAACACTCAGATGGAGAATATAAACCTTATTTTTCATCGGCCAAGACTTGGGAGCAACTCAGAGAGAAAAGGAGCAATGTGTTTTGGAGCAAAGGCATTTGGTTTCCTCAAGGAGTTCCACGCTTCTCCTTCATTGCGTGGCTTGCAGTAAGGAACCGGTTGTCAACGGGGGATAGAATGAGAGCTTGGGGAATTCATCAGAGTTGTATGCTATGTGGAGAACGAGATGAGACAAGGGATCATGTGTTCTTTGCATGTCCTTACTCCTTCACGGTTTGGGATACATTGGTGAATCGTCTGAGTGGCCACAGGACTGACCATGACTGGACAGTAACGCTGCAGTTTGTTTGTCGTAACAGTCTGCATGTAGGACAAGACGCTACTGAAGATAGCATTTCAAAGTTGTATATACCATTTAAGGAGAGGAATGAGAGAAGACACAGCACTGGCTACCGTTCAGTAGAGCAATTGATCCGGCTCATACACAAGGGGATTCGAAATCGGATCACTTCTCTGAGCTACAAAGAGGATCACAAGTTGAGGGGACTGATGCAAAGATGGTTTGAAGTTACAGCTTAGTAGAATGAATACTTAACCAATTTTGTTACAGCATTGTAAAGTTTCTTTTTAAGCTTTTTTAGTCTTTGTAAATGCCTACTCATTCTacttgatcaataaatttcacatttcatcaaaaaaaaaaaaaaacttaaatatcaCTAACTAACTCATATTTAAATTCCTTGTTAATTGATTACTAATTCATAATTTATGGATCACGTCTtatatctaataatattttttttttgtaaaagggcaTTATATCTAATACttgacttaaaaaaaacttataatggATCAGTCCACAGATCATATGGTGTGTCTCACAAAACATTTCTTCTAAGCTGTGTATTTAGTCAAATTATTCTTATTATATACACTCTAACGAGCCACTGTCTTCTAATCATTGCAGTCAATTCTTTTAAGCGTGcccacaaaaatacatatttgcATTATTTAGGTACGTAAttcatatgatatattttatatgttttggacatacattattttgtaacaaaatacaTACATTATTGTTGaagacaaaataatatattgaagaCCGAAGAGTATACAATACTGGTTAGATATGAAGCTATAAACTATATTATCCAAATTTTGGTTTGACTAGTCgtcatctcttttcttttgtacaAGTCTAAATAGAATTTGAATTTTGTTGGTGACGGCGTGACGCcatatagaaattattaattcaCACTACTAATACgaattttattcatatattgaAATCTAGAGATACAGAATGTAGTTTCAGACAGTTACGGAATTTTACACATGATGatttttgcaaaagaaaaaaatcttttttaaaaaaaaaaataatatattaaattcattcttaataaaaaaaatcaaaagtaccAAAAACGAcggaaacaaatatatatatatattatttaaatattggtactcttttttttgtggTCGAAAAGAAAGAGGAATGTGTGGTCgacacattcttcttcttcttataaaaaaaaagaagagttttcCAGTTTTAACAGACCGTCAACCAGTCTTCTCTTAATGAGTTTTTCAAcattaactaaaacaaatatatatatatatatatatatatatattattttttattaaaatatatatataatatttaaatatttgagaAATAATAAAGTTGAATGTGTTTTTACTTGATAAAACAATACACTATTCGAATatggttttatggttttatgtGTTTGTGAATTATGACCGAGTGTATACTTATTGGAAACCCTATAACATAAGAGACTTTGTATATGATGCAAAGAACTTTGCAGTTAAACATTGGGAAAATCGTataaaaaactttcaaaatgtCATTTATTGACACTTTAAactcttaatttatttaactaGCATATTAAACATTCAAATTGACTTTTGTATCACTAAAAACCTTCAACGTGGCTTACTTGTTAATCAATCCAAAAATGTGACTTGTTGACCCGTTAACATGGTGACGTATcagattttttactttttattaatattaattatgtttattcatagcccatctaaatcataaatatttaataaatataagtaattaaaataaataaatatagaaaatattaaaaaaatcagaaaacaaattatttttaaaatgtcgaaatattttcttaaaaataaaaggatTTTAGTTTTCCTAAATTTAATTTCCTTTCAGTTATTTTAtttcaagtaatttttttaaaaatttgttaaaaatttaaattgaaagcCACtttgatatgtttatttaaaatattatatgaaattatatattaactttaattttcagaaaatattatttataaaaatattttaattatataattaataaattaatttaatattttaaaatgtaagcTTTAGTAAgaacttttaaattattttaaaaaatcaaaatactttattaagaattttagtaagaattttttaaatatttttaaagaaaataattattaagaaCTTTATATACcgtaaatgttttatttatttatttaaaaccaTCATACTAATCATTAGTATGTCAAAAATCTTACCGTAAACAATGATATGGATATTGATATTggcaaataaaaaaacaatgatattgatttttttttgaaaatatatagaacATTTTCGAGCTTTTAGttgattttctaaaataattaaaaaaattcttactacagtattttaatgttattttgaaatattatttattaattatataatttaaaataatgttttcaaaatatttttttttgaaaattaaaatcaataagtaatttaaaacaaatttatgaATAGATATGATCAAAAGTAGTATTCACGtaactttttagaaaatttagaattattttgacttaaaaaaattaaaaaatgaagagaagttaattttagaaaaaaaaaatcctgttttttaagaaaatatttcgacttttaaaaataattgattttctgattttaaaaatatctttctatttttatttattgttaattacttaatttatgatttatgatttatgatttagattgattatgaataaatataattaaatattaataaaaaattaaaaactgacATGTCGCCATATTAACAGGTTAAAAAGttgcatttttttgtttgataaacaAATAAGCTACGTTGAAGGTTTTTAGTGTTACAAAAGCCAACTTGAATGTTCAATATGCTAGTTAAATAACTTCACAGTTTAAAATATTAGTGAATGCcaatctgaaaaaaatatacgaGTTTCCCGCTAATCATTACCAAAAAACAGCAATTgtctttttcagaaaaaaaaaaacaacagcaATTGTCTATTAAAAATCACTACAAGCTCGTATGCATAACAACCGTAGTGTTAtggactttttgtttttttcagtgaAATTCTGCCAAGAATTGTCAATATGTtcatttctttgtattttttcagattttctgaacggttttcatatattttttttcaaaaaaatcatctCGAATTGTGCCATGTTTTATTTGTCCAATCAATGTCTTCGCATGTAGAATGTCTCCAAATCTTGGAGATTACACTTATTTTCTAGTACCATATATGtaaatttcttataatttttttttcatatataatatagataaatgTCGGTCAAGAAACACCAAAATAATGTTGGGACTGGTTACATCTGATGGGAGGATACTAACTGAGATGTCTGATATTAAAGAAGAAGCGGTGTCTTACTATGAAGGGTTTCTTCAGGACTAAGGAAATTCGGAGACGGAGGAGGTTTCAGAGGATATATTACGGGAGCTGCTGGACTACCGCTGTAATGTGGAAGATGCAGCTTCTTTAGTTCGGCCAGTTCAAGCAGAAGAAGTTCAAGCATCTTTGTTCTCTATGCCGGCAAACAAAGCTCAGGGACCTGGCGGTTATCCTATGGAGTTCTATAAGGCGGCCTGGACAGTGGTGGGGAAGGATCTAGTAGTTGTTGTCCAGTCTTTCTTCTTATTTGGTTTGATGCCTAGAAGCACTAATGGTACACTCCTCTCATTAGTGCCAAAGACAACAAGTGCAGAGAAAATGAGCGATTTCAAGCCAATAGTTTATTGCAATGTGGTGTATAAACTAATCTCTAAGATTATGGCCCATCGGCTTAAAGCCATTCTCCCAAGAGAAATTGAGAAGAACCAGTGTGCTTTTGTTCAAGGTCAGCTGCTGCTTGAAGGACTATCATAAGCCTTTGGTTTCTTCTCGGTCTGCCATCAAGCTGGACATATCTAAAGCTTTTGATACTGTGAAGTGGTCGTTCATAGAAACTATTCTGCGTGCAATGAACATTCCTGACTTGTTCGTAACATGGATCCTGAAATGCATCAGTACTGCAGCGTTTTTTGTCTCTATCAATGGTGAGCTAAAAAGATTTTTCTCAAGCTCCAGGGGGATACGCCAAGGCTGTTCTTTATCGCCGTATTTGTATGTCATCGTCATCAATGTCTTCTCCAAATTTCTTAATAAAGTTGTGCTTGATGGAACTATTGGGTACCACCCCATGTGCTATGTTGTTAGTCTTATGCATATGAGCTTTGTGGACGATATTGTTGTCTTCACGGATGGCTCCTCCAGTTCTCTCACATGTACTCTTGCGGTCTTTCAAGACTTTGCTCAAATGTCGGGGTTGTGTATAAACGCCgcaaaatctacaatatttgcGGCAGGAAGAGggaagattttgttagaaaatgCCGCTACAGCAAATGGTCTCACTGTTTCTGCCTTACCAGTCAAATACCTCGGGCTGCCTCTCACCACTAAAACGATGTCTAGGAGTGACTATGAGCCATTGGTGAAAAAAAAACGAGCTAGATTTCTCAGCTGGACTAGAAAAGCACTCGCGTTCGCTGGAAGATTACAGCTGATAAACTCGGTGATTGCCAGCCTCACCAACTTTTGGTGCTCCGCATTTATCCTCCCTCAAGGCTGTATTGACGAGATCGAGAGTTTATGTTCAGCTTTCCTTTGGAGTGGGTCTCCTAACATATCATCGAAGGCCAAAGTTGCTTGGGTAGAGGTATGTAAACCAAAGGAAGAAAGTGGTTTGGGTGTCCGTATAATACAAGACATCTCAATAGTGTTTGATCTAAAGCTGATATGGTGGCTCTTTAATAACCTAGATTCTCTCTGGGTTATGTGGGTGAAGAATACTATATTAAGAGGAGAGTCTTTCTGGGATGTCAGAGCAGGAGCAGTGAGATCTTGGATATGGAAGAAGCTGTTGGAACTGAGGCCTTTAGCACAACAGTTTCTGCATATGGAAGTTCATAGTGGAAAATCTGTGGGATTCTGGACAGATCTATGGCATCCTATGGGGAGACTAATAGAGGTTATTGGAGAAAGAGGAACTCATAAGCTTGGTATCATGAGAAATGCAAGGATCGCTGATGTTCTTGTTGATCATCAATGGAGCTTTCGGAATACAAGAGACAGGACCATCGAACCAATCATTGTGTAGGTGAACGAGTTTCCGTTAGTTCTGGCgcaagatgatgatgatgtagCGTTGTGGAAAAGAGGGGAAGTGGAGCACGGAAAGGAGTTCTCCGCTTCTAACACTTGGAATATGATTCAAACTCACCATATCAAGGTACCTTGGGCAAAACTAGTCTGGTTCAAACAAGGAGTGCCCCACTATGCTTTTATAACATGGTTGGCTGTCAAGGATAGGCTCTCTACGGGGACTAGAATGAGAGTGTGGGGGATAACACAAGGATGTCTTTCTGTGGCGAACCTGAAGAATCAAGAGATCACTTGTATTTCGCGTGTCCGTGTACATATGGCCTTTGGTTCCAGATTTGTAGTTCATTGTTGCGACCAGCTCCCTCGCCTGATTGGGTAGAGATTTTGGCTCGTATACTTGGTGCTACACGTGACAGGCTTGCCTCTATCCTTTTGAGATTAGCACTGCAAGTCACTGTCTACTATGTATGGCGTGAAAGAAATGAGAGACGTCACACACAGCGAAGCCGACCAGCGCACCAACTTGCCAAGATGATCGAGAAGACGATTAGGCAACGGGTTCTTTCTACACGTTATTATGAGAAGAAAGGGTTGTTGGGATTGATGCAGCTATGGTTTAGTACTCGTATTGAACACAATAAAGTTTTAGAATAGCAAAGAAGTCTCTCTTTTAGCATTCATTTGTACATAACTATTATTTTTCCATGgcaatcaataaatttaacatttcatcaaaaaaaaaaaataataatgttgggacataaaactatatagtgttgtttttttcttgaaacttgatatagtatagttttatattattgaagATCTTGAATactgttgatatgccttgaatctggatgttacatctaggcgatggatgttacatcacgtacatcataccgactcggttgcatcaagagcgttgcatcaagttattatggatgttacatctgatcgtgggcttaggcccatgagtccataaagtctagggttttagatacaagatgctactatatatatcttgtattcgaagtaactctgaacttgcactttgtaagctcaatatcgcttccaataataagatctctctttgcccgtggacgtagccaaATTGGGGAACCATGTTAAATCTATGTATCGTTGTTACATcgtttttattcatctgtttccgcatctgtttcttctcacaattgttacaacaaACTGATATCAGAGCTTCGGATTGTGATCTAGTGAGAAGATGTCTGGAATAAGAGCGAAGATCGACAAGTTTGATGGGAGAAATAGCTTTAGTCTTTGGCAGATTAAGATGCAGGCGTTGTTGAAGCAACAAGGCATCTGGGGACCATTGTCAGGGAAGAAATCTGAAGCAGCTGATTTGNNNNNNNNNNNNNNNNNNNNNNNNNNNNNNNNNNNNNNNNNNNNNNNNNNNNNNNNNNNNNNNNNNNNNNNNNNNNNNNNNNNNNNNNNNNNNNNNNNNNNNNNNNNNNNNNNNNNNNNNNNNNNNNNNNNNNNNNNNNNNNNNNNNNNNNNNNNNNNNNNNNNNNNNNNNNNNNNNNNNNNNNNNNNNNNNNNNNNNNNNNNNNNNNNNNNNNNNNNNNNNNNNNNNNNNNNNNNNNNNNNNNNNCACTAATCCTGTTGGTATCTCTGCGGAAATCCTTCGAGAACTTCGTGCAATCGTTCATTGTTGGCAAAGATAAAGTGAAACTGGAAGAAGTTAGGTCGGCGCTTCATAGTCGGGAATTGCGCCATAAGGCATCCAGCTCAGGGACAGACAATCAAGCATCAGGGTTGTTTGTCNNNNNNNNNNNNNNNNNNNNNNNNNNNNNNNNNNNNNNNNNNNNNNNNNNNNNNNNNNNNNNNNNNNNNNNNNNTTGCAACTATTGCAAAGAGAAGGGACATTGGAAATCAGACTGTCCCAAGATGAAGGAGCAGTAGTTTGGGTCTGTTGCAGTAGCCGAGGATGAAACCAAGTCTGACGACGACATCACTCTTATTGTTCACAGACACACATACTCTTATAATGTGTGGGTTCTTGATACGTGAGCATCCTACCATATGACACCGAGGAGAGAGTGGTTTTCAGAGTACACAGAGGTACTTGACAACAAGATTAAGATGGCAACCGACTTTGCCTGCAAGATTGTTGGGATCGGCTCAATCAAGCTCAGGACACATGATGGTAGATTCTGCACATTGAACAAGGTTAGGCATGTTCCATCAATGACGAAGAATTTGATATCCGTGAGTCTTCTGGACAGCAGAGGTTCAAATATACGGGTGGCGATGGAGTTCTGAATGTCTACATGGGTTTTGATGTGATTCTGAAGGGTTTCATGAACGGTACTCTGTATTTGCTGAAGGGTACAACAATTACCGGTTCAGCAAATGTTGCATCGCCAGAGATCCCAGAGAAAGATATGACTAAGCTAtggcatatgaggcttggacatatgggTGANNNNNNNNNNNNNNNNNNNNNNNNNNNNNNNNNNNNNNNNNNNNNNNNNNNNNNNNNNNNNNNNNNNNAACACGGCTTGCTACTTGATAAATTTTGGTCCCCACACAAGCATCGAGTGCAGGATACCTTCTGAGGTGTGGTCAGGTAGATCTGCTAAATATTCACTTTTAAGAGTGTTTATGGGCTACGGTGATGGAGTCAAGAGATACATGGTCTGGCCTCCATCAGAAAACCGAATGGTTCTAAGCAGGAATGGTGTCTTCGATGAAGCATCTATGGTTAGAAGCTCAGGGTCCAGTTCAAAAGCAGAAAAGGGTAGCACTGATAAATAGGTGGAGC encodes:
- the LOC106320283 gene encoding uncharacterized protein LOC106320283, which produces MLKYEMRMINKTHYGDLLGRTKQAFTEMCYCQNQALLDPNPITFAAAAAASDRWNKLASIEEKFFRQKSCVRWLGAGDQNTVFFHRAVQTRSSRNTIKSLEAVQHFQRFLQVQDQGNEEDSYPLLQEVLTYRCDLGIAAGLVAPVTGEEIKSALHALPNDKVSGPDGFTKEFFVAAWPIVGKEFIISVQSFFLFGFLPTGINAMILSLIPKSEEARTMKDYRPIACCNLLYKVISKILARRLKTIFPDAIEPNQTAFIKGRLLLENVLLASELVNGYHRTTLSNSATIKFDISKAFDTVKWSFITAVLKAMGLPIQFIHWIRICISTASFSVAAEAQQFGYHPQCLEMKLTHLCFADDILVFMDGSANSLKGVLEVMKQFADISGLCINVAKSSIFATGQSITPLMSEATSTGITVGTLPVRPASANQVCNCYIVNFWSQAFILPKACLDEIESMCSAFLWSGSPNQTHKAKVAWEDLCCPKEEGGLGIRKLRDSAAVFAMSLIWRLFSNASSLWVSWIQRYLLRQNSFWELKEDGKGSWMWRKFLKLRAQVYQFIRYEVYDGKTAFFWFDDWLQQGKLIDITGAAGTYHLGVARTARVCDAVSQEAWNIRGQRSRFFHGLYERILSIPVPHLFQGQDVVLWKHSDGEYKPYFSSAKTWEQLREKRSNVFWSKGIWFPQGVPRFSFIAWLAVRNRLSTGDRMRAWGIHQSCMLCGERDETRDHVFFACPYSFTVWDTLVNRLSGHRTDHDWTVTLQFVCRNSLHVGQDATEDSISKLYIPFKERNERRHSTGYRSVEQLIRLIHKGIRNRITSLSYKEDHKLRGLMQRWFEVTA